A region of Chloracidobacterium sp. DNA encodes the following proteins:
- the rpoB gene encoding DNA-directed RNA polymerase subunit beta, which produces MINNPLQSSTTGLGVRTSKAPERVDFSKIYTSAQIPNLIEVQRESYNRFLQMDLIPEERDYIGLQSVFASIFPVSDFRETATLEYVEYQIGNWQCKCGNLEGLQHLRANCKNCSAKIKVDPFNPAEVLCKNCGTFNAVRPNLCDNCGEPVGLKHKHDQQECQERGMSYSVPLKVKIRLTVYDKDPETNVSTIRDIKEEDVFFGEIPLMTDNGTFIINGTERVIVSQLHRSPGVFFKGDRDDYLAKIIPYRGSWVEFEYDQKGILHARLGKRKLVATVFLRALGLWLNPQIDMKTVSDNILEEVVKNAEYPDSSILNLFYVTDEVNIEKGKLSILVKNEGETHLVGMRAEEDIKDKKEDIVRKGKKVTKSAIADLRRLKKTKVQVAAADFEGAYALEDVVNLETGEVIAESNTEISAGKLQEIIEEGVTSFSVFFPKRDVIGEIISATLRKDPISKPVDALLEIYRKMRPGDPPTVPTSYRLLEGMFFDARRFDLSRVGRLKFNIKMGRPDLEDIKNPLLKAGDFIEVVNYLLRMKRDSEHYGQDDIDHLGNRRVRAVGELLENQFRIGLERMERAIKEKMSIQQDMFTTMPRDLVNAKPVTAAVREFFGSSQLSQFMDQTNPLSEITHKRRLSALGPGGLSRERAGFEVRDVHPTHYGRICPIETPEGPNIGLISSLSCFARINQFGFIESPYRKVEDGRVVEYVRVQNGGETKFKPGEHVPQEAVDAANKRIKDGKLAEYEPWPFYLTAWEEDRYIIGQANIELDPKGFIVKERNAARQKGEFITAAKAEIQYMDVSPKQLVSVAASLIPFLENDDANRALMGSNMQRQSVPLLRAESPYVGTGMERIAARDSGAVVIAKRDGVVDFVDSERIIVKADHQVDGTISREVTADIYSLVKFKRSNQNTCINQRPIVQVGERVTKGHVIADGPCTDRGELALGRNVLVAFMPWRGYNFEDAILVSERLVKDDYYTSIHIEELEIEARDTKLGPEEITRDIPNIGENMLRDLDESGIIRIGAQVKPGSVLVGKVTPKGETQLTAEEKLLRAIFGEKAGDVKDASLNCPPGIDGTVVDVQIFTRKGQDKDERSLDIEGMEEEDFQRDLEDEIRILQEQRDERIYELFEGRKLNADLKDGKEVILKKGTALNREMLAELDPKLLSKAEVSSGRIDTAAEVKQYQQRTERQINILRDIYDEKITKLKQGDELPPGVIKMVKVFVAMKRKLSVGDKMAGRHGNKGVIARILPEEDMPYLPDGTPVEIVLNPLGVPSRMNVGQILETHLGWAARVLGLHFATPVFDGASEEEIKGYIGQANAKYDELGIPASVGPSGKTRLFDGMTGEQFEQKVCVGYIYMLKLSHLVDDKIHARSIGPYSLITQQPLGGKAQFGGQRFGEMEVWALEAYGAAHILQELLTCKSDDVAGRSKIYETIVKGVSNFEPGIPESFNVLVRELQSLCLDVELIQEEDIDPEEVVAGVDALVGVD; this is translated from the coding sequence ATGATTAATAATCCTCTTCAAAGCAGCACAACCGGCCTCGGCGTCCGCACCAGCAAGGCGCCTGAGCGTGTGGATTTTTCGAAGATCTATACATCTGCCCAAATCCCGAACCTTATAGAGGTGCAGCGCGAATCGTATAACCGCTTTCTACAGATGGACCTTATCCCTGAGGAACGCGATTACATCGGCCTGCAGTCGGTGTTTGCATCGATCTTTCCGGTATCGGATTTTCGTGAGACGGCGACGCTCGAATATGTTGAGTACCAGATCGGCAACTGGCAGTGCAAATGCGGCAACCTCGAAGGCTTGCAGCACCTGCGTGCCAACTGCAAAAATTGCAGCGCCAAGATCAAGGTCGATCCTTTCAATCCCGCCGAGGTGCTTTGTAAGAACTGCGGAACGTTCAACGCCGTTCGCCCAAATCTATGCGACAACTGCGGCGAGCCTGTCGGTCTGAAGCACAAGCACGACCAGCAGGAATGTCAGGAACGCGGAATGTCTTACAGCGTTCCGCTTAAGGTGAAAATTCGTTTGACGGTCTATGACAAGGACCCGGAGACGAACGTCTCGACGATCCGGGACATCAAGGAAGAGGACGTTTTCTTTGGCGAGATCCCGCTGATGACCGATAACGGCACGTTTATCATCAATGGAACCGAGCGCGTCATCGTGTCGCAGCTTCACCGTTCGCCGGGCGTTTTCTTTAAGGGCGATCGGGATGATTATCTGGCTAAGATCATTCCGTATCGCGGCTCTTGGGTCGAGTTTGAATACGACCAGAAGGGAATCCTTCACGCACGTCTCGGAAAGCGGAAATTGGTTGCCACGGTCTTTTTGCGTGCATTGGGCCTCTGGCTAAATCCGCAGATCGACATGAAAACTGTCTCTGACAACATTCTCGAAGAGGTTGTCAAGAATGCGGAATATCCAGACTCCAGCATCCTCAATCTCTTTTATGTAACCGATGAGGTAAACATCGAAAAGGGCAAACTCTCAATCCTTGTCAAAAACGAAGGCGAAACGCATCTCGTCGGAATGAGGGCCGAAGAGGATATTAAGGACAAGAAAGAAGATATCGTACGAAAAGGCAAGAAGGTCACAAAATCTGCAATTGCCGATCTGCGGCGTTTGAAAAAGACGAAGGTCCAGGTTGCAGCGGCTGACTTTGAAGGAGCATACGCTCTCGAAGATGTTGTCAATCTTGAAACTGGCGAAGTGATTGCCGAATCAAATACCGAGATCTCTGCCGGCAAGTTGCAGGAGATCATCGAGGAAGGCGTGACCAGCTTTTCCGTGTTTTTCCCGAAACGCGACGTTATAGGCGAGATCATCTCGGCGACATTGAGAAAAGATCCGATCTCAAAACCGGTTGATGCACTTCTTGAGATCTACCGCAAAATGCGTCCCGGCGATCCGCCGACGGTGCCTACCTCTTATCGTTTGCTCGAAGGAATGTTCTTCGATGCACGTCGATTTGACCTGTCGCGTGTCGGGCGTTTGAAGTTCAACATCAAAATGGGCCGCCCCGATCTTGAGGATATTAAAAATCCGCTTTTGAAAGCTGGTGATTTCATTGAGGTCGTTAATTACCTTCTTCGCATGAAGAGGGACAGCGAGCATTACGGTCAGGATGATATCGATCATCTCGGCAACCGCCGCGTCCGCGCGGTGGGCGAATTGCTCGAAAATCAGTTCCGCATCGGCCTCGAACGCATGGAACGGGCGATCAAGGAGAAGATGTCCATTCAGCAGGATATGTTCACCACGATGCCGCGTGATCTTGTAAACGCAAAGCCTGTGACGGCTGCAGTCCGCGAGTTTTTTGGCTCGTCGCAGCTTTCGCAGTTCATGGACCAAACCAATCCGCTGTCCGAGATCACGCATAAGCGTCGTCTTTCGGCCCTTGGGCCAGGCGGTCTTTCGCGTGAGCGTGCCGGCTTTGAGGTTCGAGACGTTCACCCAACGCACTACGGCCGTATCTGCCCGATCGAGACGCCTGAAGGCCCGAACATTGGTTTGATCTCGTCGCTGTCGTGCTTTGCACGGATCAATCAGTTTGGATTTATCGAATCTCCTTATCGTAAGGTCGAGGACGGTCGTGTTGTTGAATACGTTCGAGTTCAGAATGGCGGTGAAACAAAATTCAAGCCCGGGGAGCATGTTCCGCAGGAAGCCGTCGATGCTGCTAACAAGAGGATCAAGGATGGCAAACTGGCTGAGTATGAGCCGTGGCCTTTCTACCTGACCGCTTGGGAAGAGGACCGTTACATTATCGGTCAGGCGAACATCGAGCTTGATCCCAAGGGATTTATCGTCAAGGAGCGAAACGCTGCCCGTCAAAAGGGAGAGTTCATTACTGCCGCTAAAGCTGAGATTCAGTATATGGATGTCAGCCCGAAACAACTTGTTTCGGTGGCCGCATCGCTGATCCCGTTTCTTGAGAACGACGATGCTAACCGTGCTTTGATGGGTTCGAACATGCAACGTCAGTCAGTGCCACTGCTTCGTGCCGAGTCTCCGTATGTCGGAACCGGAATGGAGCGGATCGCAGCACGAGATTCCGGAGCCGTGGTTATTGCAAAGCGCGACGGCGTTGTCGATTTTGTCGATTCCGAACGAATCATCGTAAAAGCCGATCATCAGGTTGACGGCACGATCTCACGTGAGGTGACGGCTGACATTTACTCGTTGGTCAAATTTAAGCGTTCAAATCAGAACACTTGTATAAACCAGCGTCCGATCGTTCAGGTCGGCGAACGTGTAACGAAAGGCCATGTTATTGCCGACGGTCCTTGCACCGACCGCGGCGAACTTGCTCTGGGACGCAACGTGCTCGTGGCATTTATGCCTTGGCGCGGTTACAACTTTGAGGATGCGATCCTCGTTTCCGAACGGCTCGTGAAGGACGATTACTACACATCGATCCACATCGAAGAGCTTGAGATCGAGGCCCGTGATACAAAACTCGGCCCTGAGGAGATCACTCGCGATATTCCGAATATCGGGGAGAACATGCTCCGCGATCTCGATGAATCAGGCATTATCCGCATCGGTGCTCAAGTCAAGCCAGGCTCGGTTCTGGTCGGTAAAGTTACGCCTAAGGGCGAAACTCAGTTGACCGCTGAAGAAAAACTGCTTCGTGCGATCTTTGGTGAAAAGGCCGGTGACGTAAAAGACGCTTCGCTCAATTGCCCTCCGGGAATTGACGGAACGGTCGTTGATGTTCAGATCTTTACCCGAAAAGGTCAGGACAAGGACGAACGTAGCCTCGACATCGAGGGAATGGAAGAAGAAGATTTCCAGCGCGACCTTGAGGACGAAATTCGAATCCTTCAAGAACAGCGTGACGAGCGTATCTACGAACTTTTCGAGGGACGCAAACTCAACGCGGATCTAAAAGATGGAAAAGAGGTCATTCTCAAAAAGGGAACGGCTCTCAATCGTGAGATGCTGGCTGAACTCGATCCCAAACTGCTGAGCAAAGCTGAGGTCTCATCGGGACGTATCGATACGGCCGCGGAGGTCAAGCAGTACCAGCAGCGGACCGAACGCCAGATCAACATTCTTCGCGACATCTACGACGAAAAGATCACCAAACTCAAGCAGGGCGACGAATTGCCGCCGGGCGTGATCAAGATGGTCAAGGTTTTCGTTGCCATGAAACGTAAACTCAGCGTTGGCGACAAGATGGCCGGACGCCACGGTAACAAGGGTGTTATCGCCCGCATCTTGCCGGAAGAAGATATGCCGTATTTGCCGGATGGAACGCCGGTCGAGATAGTGCTCAATCCGCTTGGCGTGCCTTCGCGTATGAACGTTGGGCAGATACTTGAGACTCATCTTGGATGGGCAGCACGTGTACTCGGTCTGCACTTTGCAACGCCGGTCTTTGACGGTGCAAGCGAAGAAGAGATCAAGGGCTACATTGGCCAGGCAAATGCGAAATACGACGAACTCGGCATTCCGGCCTCAGTAGGCCCGTCAGGCAAAACGCGTCTCTTTGACGGTATGACCGGTGAACAGTTCGAGCAGAAGGTTTGCGTTGGGTATATCTATATGCTCAAACTCTCGCACCTTGTGGATGACAAGATCCACGCTCGCTCGATCGGACCATACTCACTCATTACTCAGCAGCCGCTGGGTGGTAAGGCTCAGTTCGGCGGACAGCGTTTTGGAGAAATGGAAGTTTGGGCACTCGAAGCCTACGGAGCGGCTCACATCCTACAGGAATTGCTGACATGCAAATCTGACGACGTGGCCGGACGTTCGAAGATCTATGAAACGATCGTCAAGGGCGTTTCAAACTTCGAGCCGGGCATTCCCGAATCGTTCAACGTTTTGGTTCGCGAGCTGCAATCGCTCTGCCTAGACGTTGAGCTTATTCAGGAAGAGGACATCGATCCTGAGGAAGTTGTGGCCGGTGTCGATGCTCTCGTAGGCGTCGATTAA
- a CDS encoding 1-acyl-sn-glycerol-3-phosphate acyltransferase has protein sequence MRTVRAAFRFVTFTAATLGLYAVWLAANPFVSDKRRWRQWIFGAWTNSFVRISNMKIEVTGTPPTAPFFLVTNHLSYTDIGAIRAAVTGIFVAKKEVESWFLAGRICRDMGTIFIDRSNRRDIPRAGEKIIERLEHGEGVIVFPEGTSTKGDEVLTFNSSFFEFAAKSGIPVSYASLTYRTPTDEPPASMTVTWWDDIGFFAHLWRLFRIYEYTAILNFGDKTILHSDRKQLAKELQRSVAKSFVPVK, from the coding sequence ATGAGGACCGTAAGAGCCGCGTTCAGATTCGTTACCTTTACCGCAGCAACACTCGGCCTGTATGCGGTGTGGTTGGCTGCAAATCCGTTCGTTAGCGACAAGCGGCGTTGGAGACAGTGGATCTTTGGTGCATGGACAAACAGCTTTGTTCGCATTTCGAATATGAAGATCGAAGTGACCGGTACACCGCCGACCGCGCCATTTTTCTTAGTAACCAATCATCTAAGTTACACCGACATTGGAGCTATACGCGCCGCGGTAACGGGAATTTTTGTCGCAAAGAAGGAAGTTGAAAGTTGGTTCCTTGCGGGAAGGATATGTCGCGATATGGGCACGATCTTTATCGACCGCAGCAATCGACGCGACATCCCGCGTGCTGGCGAAAAGATAATCGAACGGCTGGAACATGGCGAAGGCGTGATAGTTTTCCCCGAAGGTACCAGCACTAAGGGCGACGAAGTACTGACCTTCAATTCATCGTTCTTTGAGTTTGCCGCAAAGAGCGGAATTCCCGTCTCATACGCATCCTTAACCTATCGAACACCGACCGACGAACCGCCAGCAAGCATGACCGTTACTTGGTGGGATGATATTGGTTTTTTTGCACACCTTTGGCGATTGTTCAGGATATATGAATACACGGCGATCCTAAATTTTGGAGATAAAACCATCCTACACTCCGACCGTAAACAACTGGCGAAGGAACTTCAACGAAGCGTCGCCAAAAGCTTTGTTCCGGTCAAATAG
- a CDS encoding energy transducer TonB, which produces MQLLPQRILPGICLLLLSFVIPTVAQQVAIMSPDGSEASRHFAEILEGEIAAKYRIVDTTMSEAAFASTKAADKFNMSVEESKAAGLAIGCDFFILVKAETTRRSSSVQAKYYESHAAVYSVSTRTGRLVFWALPRFNATTEQEAKALLNAAANPLASEIANKLRIAAKSELAEPLLVKMDEPPDADSPLARSLRTPIPYRRIKPEYTSDAFLYAITATVDIIVDLDERGLILRTEITRWAGYGLDESVEKAVRSMNWRPAERNGKPLPMRFLLRYNFKKTDKD; this is translated from the coding sequence ATGCAGTTGCTTCCGCAGAGAATCCTTCCGGGAATTTGCCTTCTTTTGTTGAGCTTTGTTATTCCAACAGTGGCGCAACAAGTCGCCATTATGTCGCCGGACGGGAGTGAAGCAAGTCGTCATTTTGCCGAAATACTCGAAGGTGAGATCGCGGCAAAATACCGCATCGTTGATACCACAATGAGTGAAGCTGCATTTGCCTCGACAAAGGCCGCTGACAAATTCAATATGAGTGTGGAAGAGTCAAAGGCCGCCGGCTTAGCTATTGGATGCGATTTTTTTATTCTGGTCAAAGCAGAAACCACTCGCAGAAGCTCCTCTGTACAGGCGAAATATTATGAGTCTCACGCTGCCGTTTACTCCGTCAGCACGCGCACCGGAAGACTAGTGTTTTGGGCACTGCCTCGATTTAATGCCACTACCGAGCAAGAGGCCAAAGCACTATTAAACGCGGCTGCAAATCCGCTTGCCTCAGAGATCGCAAACAAGTTGCGAATAGCTGCGAAGAGCGAATTGGCAGAACCTTTGCTTGTCAAAATGGACGAACCGCCAGACGCTGATTCGCCGCTTGCGAGATCCTTACGCACTCCGATCCCATATCGCCGAATTAAACCTGAATACACTTCCGATGCCTTTCTTTACGCGATAACAGCGACGGTAGATATTATTGTCGATCTCGACGAACGCGGCTTGATCCTCAGAACTGAGATCACACGATGGGCAGGTTATGGGCTGGATGAGTCGGTCGAAAAAGCTGTGCGTTCAATGAACTGGCGTCCGGCGGAACGTAACGGCAAGCCGTTGCCGATGCGGTTTTTGCTGCGATACAATTTTAAGAAGACCGACAAGGACTAA
- the rpoC gene encoding DNA-directed RNA polymerase subunit beta' has protein sequence MFRLNNDNKTQLTTNYEAIRISLASPDKIRSWSHGEVTKPETINYRTFKPERDGLFCARIFGPVSDWECLCGKYKRMKHRGVICDKCGVEVTQSKVRRERLGHIELASPCSHVWFFKGLPSRIGHLLDITLRDLEKILYFETYIVVDEGDVPDLKQKDLLTDERFRELTRDYPNQFVAKMGAEAIKDLLAQIDIAELVDELRGKMREETSQQKKLKYSKRLKVSTSFLRSGNNPQWMILDVIPVIPPELRPLVPLDGGRFATSDLNDLYRRVINRNNRLKKLIELRAPEVIVRNEKRMLQEAVDALFDNGRRGRVLRGANNRPLKSLSGTLKGKQGRFRQNLLGKRVDYSGRSVIVVGPELKLHQCGLPKKMALELFKPFIYNKLEKDAHAATIKQAREMVERQEPIVWDILEEVIREHPVLLNRAPTLHRLGIQAFEPVLVEGKAIKIHPLVCTAFNADFDGDQMAVHIPLSAEAQIEASVLMLASNNLLSPASGQPIAVPSQDIVLGCYYLTLARDEMKGENKVFGSIDDVILALDAGAVETQTKIKLRWRGDLIDLTLEHNMQDVMRATAREKVDLILDTTAGRVIFNERLTRDGLPYVNGVLKKKGLQSLVTFCHLRLGHDATVALLDDLKAMGFLYATKAGVSIGIDDMVTPSSKKGIIDNALKEVEKLRKQYEDATMTNMERENKVTAIWSDVTDLVAKEMFVAMHTREKERKELNPILVMADSGARGSEAQIRQLAGMRGLMAKPSGEIIENPILANFREGLDVLQYFISTHGARKGLADTALKTADSGYLTRRLVDVAQDVIVSEQDCGTLRGVWAEAIIRNGEEVESLRDRIVGCTSLDDIVDPVDGSVIVEANVEINEDLGANVQLSGLQKVRIRSALTCESRRGICVKCYGRNLATGNTVEIGEAVGVIAAQSIGEPGTQLTMRTFHVGGTARLEQETKHVAAMDGTVKYLGDLNVIKNRSGEMISMRRQSELALVDERGREVAHYKVVYGAEVHVKDGQKVKEDDILVTWDPFTFAILTEVKGTVKYQDLKEGKTVEEEIDKVTGQKRLVVKDSDEKNQPRIEIRSGSKVQKTYQMPIRANLIVEDGQAVEPGDVIAKIPRETTKTKDIVGGLPRVVELFEARRPGETAMMSEINGVVKFGPIAKGKRKIIVVGDDGSEREYDIPRGTHINVQEDDRVRSGEPLMDGPLNPHDILRVLGMEALQNYLVNEIQEVYRLQGVNINDKHIEVIVRQMLRWVKIKEVGDTEFLLEEQVDRFRYEDENARVRDEKGQTSVGEPLLLGITKASLSTDSFISAASFQETTRVLTEAAISGRIDYLRGLKENVIMGRLIPAGTGMKYYRNVKVAPDATENRKQEDEFDEMGDYIRGGMPMVPIIDDVVDDFDGDVEDIEVDDDTEVFDIDEAMKIEIEDDEI, from the coding sequence ATGTTTCGATTAAATAACGATAACAAGACGCAATTGACGACAAATTACGAAGCGATCCGCATCAGCCTTGCTTCGCCGGACAAGATCCGTTCGTGGTCACACGGCGAGGTGACCAAGCCGGAAACGATCAATTACCGTACATTTAAGCCGGAGCGCGACGGGCTTTTTTGTGCTCGTATCTTTGGCCCGGTGTCCGATTGGGAATGTCTCTGCGGAAAGTACAAGCGGATGAAACACCGCGGCGTCATCTGCGACAAATGCGGTGTTGAGGTTACGCAGAGCAAGGTCCGCCGTGAGCGGCTCGGCCATATCGAATTGGCGTCGCCCTGCTCGCACGTATGGTTCTTCAAAGGATTGCCGTCGCGTATCGGCCATCTGCTCGACATCACGCTTCGCGATCTTGAAAAAATTCTTTATTTTGAGACATATATCGTTGTCGATGAAGGCGATGTGCCTGATCTTAAACAAAAAGACCTGCTCACCGATGAGCGTTTTCGTGAACTGACACGCGATTATCCGAACCAGTTCGTCGCAAAAATGGGTGCTGAGGCGATCAAGGACCTTCTTGCGCAGATAGACATTGCCGAGCTTGTGGACGAACTTCGCGGAAAAATGCGCGAGGAAACTTCACAGCAGAAAAAGCTCAAGTATTCCAAGCGTCTGAAAGTTTCGACTTCGTTCCTTCGCAGCGGCAATAACCCGCAATGGATGATCCTCGACGTAATTCCGGTCATTCCGCCCGAACTTCGTCCACTCGTGCCCCTAGACGGCGGACGCTTTGCAACGTCGGACCTTAACGATCTTTATCGCCGCGTTATCAACCGCAACAACCGTTTGAAGAAGCTGATCGAGCTTCGCGCACCTGAAGTTATCGTTCGCAACGAGAAACGTATGCTTCAGGAAGCTGTTGATGCGTTGTTTGATAACGGACGCCGCGGCCGTGTGCTTCGCGGTGCTAATAATCGTCCGCTCAAATCGTTGTCCGGAACTCTCAAGGGCAAGCAGGGACGTTTCCGTCAGAATCTGCTCGGAAAACGTGTCGATTACTCTGGACGTTCGGTGATCGTGGTCGGTCCGGAGCTCAAACTGCACCAGTGCGGATTACCTAAGAAAATGGCATTGGAATTGTTCAAGCCGTTTATTTACAACAAGCTCGAAAAGGACGCTCATGCTGCCACGATCAAACAGGCTCGTGAAATGGTCGAACGTCAGGAGCCGATCGTTTGGGACATCCTCGAAGAGGTCATTCGCGAGCATCCGGTTCTCTTGAACCGTGCTCCAACGCTTCACCGTCTCGGTATTCAGGCATTTGAGCCAGTTTTGGTCGAAGGTAAGGCTATCAAGATCCATCCGCTTGTCTGTACAGCATTCAACGCCGACTTTGACGGCGATCAGATGGCGGTTCACATTCCGCTTTCGGCTGAGGCACAGATCGAGGCGAGCGTTCTTATGCTTGCGTCGAACAATCTGCTTTCACCGGCCAGCGGCCAACCCATTGCGGTCCCGTCTCAGGATATCGTTCTCGGCTGCTACTATCTGACGCTTGCTCGCGACGAGATGAAAGGCGAGAACAAAGTGTTCGGCTCGATCGATGATGTGATTCTCGCTCTTGATGCGGGTGCAGTCGAAACTCAAACCAAGATCAAACTGCGTTGGCGCGGCGATCTGATCGATCTGACGCTCGAACATAACATGCAGGACGTTATGCGTGCCACGGCGCGTGAGAAAGTCGATCTCATTCTCGATACAACCGCCGGTCGTGTGATCTTTAACGAACGCCTGACTCGCGACGGGCTGCCTTATGTAAATGGCGTTCTGAAGAAGAAAGGCTTGCAGTCGCTGGTAACATTTTGCCATCTGCGGCTTGGGCATGATGCCACTGTTGCATTGCTCGACGATCTGAAGGCGATGGGCTTTCTCTATGCGACTAAGGCAGGTGTTTCGATCGGCATCGACGATATGGTCACGCCTTCGAGTAAGAAAGGGATCATCGATAATGCTCTCAAGGAAGTCGAAAAACTTCGCAAACAGTATGAAGACGCGACCATGACAAATATGGAACGCGAAAACAAGGTGACGGCCATTTGGTCCGATGTTACCGATCTCGTTGCAAAAGAAATGTTTGTAGCGATGCACACGCGTGAAAAGGAGCGTAAGGAACTGAATCCGATCCTCGTCATGGCCGATTCCGGTGCTCGAGGTTCTGAGGCTCAGATCCGTCAGCTCGCCGGTATGCGCGGCCTGATGGCCAAGCCGTCGGGCGAGATCATCGAAAATCCGATCCTCGCAAATTTCCGCGAAGGCCTGGACGTTTTGCAGTACTTTATCTCTACGCACGGTGCACGTAAAGGGTTGGCTGATACGGCACTCAAAACCGCCGATTCGGGCTATCTGACACGCCGACTGGTTGACGTGGCACAGGATGTTATCGTTTCAGAACAGGATTGCGGAACGCTTCGCGGCGTTTGGGCAGAGGCCATTATCCGAAACGGTGAAGAGGTCGAATCGCTTCGTGACCGCATCGTTGGATGTACATCGCTTGACGATATCGTCGATCCGGTCGATGGTTCGGTGATAGTTGAGGCTAATGTTGAGATCAATGAAGATCTGGGAGCCAACGTCCAACTGTCAGGTTTGCAAAAAGTACGAATTCGCTCGGCTCTTACCTGCGAATCGCGACGCGGCATTTGCGTTAAATGCTACGGCCGCAACCTTGCAACTGGTAACACGGTTGAGATCGGTGAGGCTGTCGGCGTTATCGCCGCACAGTCGATCGGCGAACCGGGCACGCAGTTGACGATGCGTACGTTCCACGTTGGTGGAACGGCACGTCTCGAACAGGAGACCAAGCACGTTGCTGCGATGGACGGAACGGTAAAATATCTTGGTGACCTCAACGTCATTAAGAACCGAAGCGGCGAGATGATCTCGATGCGTCGTCAGTCCGAGCTTGCCCTTGTTGACGAACGCGGCCGCGAGGTAGCTCATTACAAGGTCGTTTACGGTGCTGAGGTTCACGTCAAAGACGGTCAGAAGGTGAAAGAGGACGACATTCTTGTTACATGGGATCCGTTCACGTTCGCCATCCTCACTGAGGTCAAGGGAACTGTGAAATATCAGGACCTCAAGGAAGGGAAGACGGTCGAAGAAGAGATCGACAAGGTCACCGGCCAGAAGCGTCTCGTCGTTAAAGATTCTGACGAGAAGAATCAACCGCGTATCGAGATCCGCAGCGGCAGCAAGGTGCAAAAGACCTATCAGATGCCGATCCGTGCCAACCTCATCGTTGAGGACGGCCAAGCTGTCGAACCCGGCGATGTGATCGCAAAGATCCCGCGTGAAACGACCAAGACAAAGGATATCGTTGGCGGTTTGCCGCGGGTCGTCGAGCTTTTCGAAGCTCGCCGTCCGGGTGAAACGGCAATGATGTCCGAGATAAACGGAGTCGTCAAATTCGGCCCGATCGCAAAGGGTAAACGAAAGATCATCGTTGTAGGAGATGACGGCAGCGAACGTGAATACGACATCCCGCGTGGTACCCACATCAACGTGCAGGAAGACGACCGCGTCCGTTCAGGCGAACCGCTAATGGACGGCCCGCTGAATCCGCACGACATTTTGCGTGTTCTAGGAATGGAAGCGTTGCAGAATTATCTGGTCAACGAGATCCAGGAAGTCTATCGTCTGCAGGGCGTGAACATCAACGATAAACATATCGAGGTGATCGTTCGCCAGATGCTTCGTTGGGTCAAGATCAAGGAAGTCGGCGATACGGAATTCCTGCTCGAGGAACAAGTTGACCGTTTCCGCTATGAAGACGAGAATGCACGTGTCCGCGATGAGAAGGGCCAGACTTCGGTTGGTGAACCTCTTCTGCTCGGTATCACGAAAGCGTCGCTTTCGACGGACTCATTTATCTCGGCCGCGAGTTTCCAAGAAACGACTCGCGTGCTTACCGAGGCTGCGATCTCAGGCCGCATCGATTACCTTCGCGGCCTCAAAGAGAACGTCATCATGGGACGCCTTATTCCGGCCGGAACCGGTATGAAGTATTACCGCAACGTCAAGGTCGCTCCCGATGCTACGGAAAACCGTAAGCAGGAGGATGAGTTCGACGAGATGGGCGATTACATCCGCGGCGGTATGCCGATGGTGCCGATCATTGATGACGTCGTTGATGACTTCGACGGTGACGTTGAAGATATCGAGGTGGACGACGATACCGAGGTTTTTGATATCGACGAAGCTATGAAGATCGAGATCGAGGATGACGAGATCTAG